A single region of the Brachypodium distachyon strain Bd21 chromosome 3, Brachypodium_distachyon_v3.0, whole genome shotgun sequence genome encodes:
- the LOC100842765 gene encoding uncharacterized protein LOC100842765 isoform X3, with product MATEMEAGMKREPTGEIDTEAGRKREPSSWMETEGAERGRTARANIKAKMTESAWLKERMRKSDNILEDSMLMGAVRRLNEENPGVEPIVLEALTKEQRAALLQEQRAFLTRTMNEYSEKMAERIQASIEKMKTAPPVKEDPDEDWSEKLYSHFREQWESAWAKEFGTFETTNFFCQGCQNNWCFKVATRCVWYDCRA from the exons ATGGCGACGGAGATGGAGGCAGGGATGAAGAGGGAACCCACAGGTGAGATCGATACGGAAGcggggagaaagagagaacCCTCTTCTTGGATGGAGACGGAGGGGGCGGAGAGGGGGAGAACGGCGAGGGCGAACATAAAGGCAAAGATGACGGAATCGGCGTGGCTGAAGGAAAGGATGAGGAAGTCGGATAATATTTTAGAGGATTCCATGTTGATGGGAGCTGTGAGGAGACTGAATGAGGAGAACCCCGGCGTGGAACCGATCGTGCTCGAAGCGCTGACGAAGGAGCAGCGGGCGGCGCTGTTGCAGGAGCAGCGGGCGTTTCTGACGAGGACTATGAACGAGTACAGCGAGAAGATGGCTGAGAGGATACAGGCGTCGATCGAGAAGATGAAAACGGCGCCGCCGGTGAAAGAGGATCCAGACGAGGACTGGTCGGAGAAGTTGTACAGCCACTTCCGCGAGCAATGGGAATCCGCGTGGGCCAAAGAGTTCGGCACCTTCGAAACCACCA ATTTTTTCTGTCAAGGTTGCCAGAACAACTGGTGCTTTAAAGTGGCCACTCGATGTGTTTGGTATGATTGCCGTGCGTGA
- the LOC100842765 gene encoding uncharacterized protein LOC100842765 isoform X1, whose product MIAVRDDLDHNRNIIFNCTRDNCQTLIEQDPYLVLTGPTCAPVCGSGPVYFDAELKVKGSTESEDQDLCLVATRYYNPGALNSVVIRVDYTSKHNMLEVTFGVVLSSIEATIAMRIVRGSLPDGFQGRFTAYSASMDQELVLLLDSRNEKVHVTDNGMIEFSRRVLSVGSCEELMVSAEAWEGGHRVVIEKSFKPKDSGRSWGELDLGFCMIEVTVAWSLFAHSFPSEDFLQH is encoded by the exons ATGATTGCCGTGCGTGACGACCTGGATCACAATCGCAATATTATCTTCAACTGCACAAGGGATAATTGTCAAACCCTCATTGAACAG GATCCATATTTAGTACTGACAGGTCCTACCTGTGCTCCTGTGTGTGGATCTGGGCCTGTTTACTTTGATGCCGAGCTGAAAGTGAAAGGCAGTACCGAATCCGAGGACCAAGATCTATGCCTTGTAGCCACACGCTACTACAACCCCGGGGCCTTAAATTCTGTTGTGATCAGGGTAGACTACACAAGCAAGCACAATATGCTGGAGGTGACATTTGGCGTTGTCCTATCCTCTATCGAGGCAACAATTGCCATGCGGATCGTCCGTGGGTCTTTGCCAGATGGGTTCCAAGGCCGGTTTACTGCCTATAGTGCTAGCATGGATCAAGAGTTAGTCCTGCTTCTTGATTCTAGAAATGAGAAGGTGCATGTTACTGATAATGGCATGATCGAGTTTTCACGCCGTGTTCTTTCTGTTGGAAGTTGCGAGGAGCTGATGGTTTCTGCAGAGGCATGGGAAGGTGGTCATCGGGTTGTGATAGAAAAGTCTTTCAAGCCTAAAGATTCTGGTAGGAGCTGGGGTGAGCTTGATCTTGGCTTCTGTATGATAGAAGTCACTGTTGCATGGTCGCTCTTTGCTCATAGTTTTCCAAGCGAGGATTTTCTTCAGCACTGA
- the LOC100842765 gene encoding uncharacterized protein LOC100842765 isoform X2, with product MATEMEAGMKREPTGEIDTEAGRKREPSSWMETEGAERGRTARANIKAKMTESAWLKERMRKSDNILEDSMLMGAVRRLNEENPGVEPIVLEALTKEQRAALLQEQRAFLTRTMNEYSEKMAERIQASIEKMKTAPPVKEDPDEDWSEKLYSHFREQWESAWAKEFGTFETTTHISAMYYTDRPLPDETFRRNYRFFLSRLPEQLVL from the exons ATGGCGACGGAGATGGAGGCAGGGATGAAGAGGGAACCCACAGGTGAGATCGATACGGAAGcggggagaaagagagaacCCTCTTCTTGGATGGAGACGGAGGGGGCGGAGAGGGGGAGAACGGCGAGGGCGAACATAAAGGCAAAGATGACGGAATCGGCGTGGCTGAAGGAAAGGATGAGGAAGTCGGATAATATTTTAGAGGATTCCATGTTGATGGGAGCTGTGAGGAGACTGAATGAGGAGAACCCCGGCGTGGAACCGATCGTGCTCGAAGCGCTGACGAAGGAGCAGCGGGCGGCGCTGTTGCAGGAGCAGCGGGCGTTTCTGACGAGGACTATGAACGAGTACAGCGAGAAGATGGCTGAGAGGATACAGGCGTCGATCGAGAAGATGAAAACGGCGCCGCCGGTGAAAGAGGATCCAGACGAGGACTGGTCGGAGAAGTTGTACAGCCACTTCCGCGAGCAATGGGAATCCGCGTGGGCCAAAGAGTTCGGCACCTTCGAAACCACCA CCCATATCAGCGCAATGTATTACACGGACAGGCCGCTGCCTGATGAAACATTCCGTCGAAATTACAGATTTTTTCTGTCAAGGTTGCCAGAACAACTGGTGCTTTAA